The Setaria viridis chromosome 9, Setaria_viridis_v4.0, whole genome shotgun sequence sequence TTTGCTGAATCTTGTAAGATCGAATTGCTCAAATCATCTCCATATATATTATGCTTAGATTGAGCAAGTAACAAGCTTTGATCAAACTCATAATAAAGAAGATAAAAAACAATCCTAGGAGATGTTTTCAGGTTTTTTCTCAAGCTTTGTGGGCTCATGgtatatctagatatagtacTATAGATAATGTTACTCCTTTTAACTTGTTTATTGTGATTAAGAGGTTGTTTTATGTATagtataattaatttttttagcaAAGCAAAACGAATTATCCACTATTCATTATCATAGTTTAATGATGGATAATATCGATGAGGTCACTGACGAGATCTTGAAGACTCTACGGGAGATTGAGAAGGATAAAACTACAAAACAAATGTCAAGGGAACTAAACGTCTCAGTGCTAACGCAGAGCAAAATATATGATCCCAACGTTTTGATGCTGTCCTTAACCCTGTTTACATTACCGCTCTATATTTGCCACGAAATTATGTATTTTAATGTATCAATTGAACAAGCTGTGATCCTGATGCGTTGTACGTATGTTAGCCTTCCGTCCTCAGGCTTGTCGGGATCCTGTCTCCACCACGGACAGCACTTCCCCTAGCATGGCGTGTGCGATGAACTCGTGGGCTGCCTCGGTGAGGTGGATCCCATCCCACGAGATGTACTCGGACGGGTCAGCGCACGTCGTCGACTTCGGGGTGCCGCAGAACGCCGTGTAGTTGAAGTTGTACGGCCCGCTGCCGCCCCCACAGCATGCGGCCAGCGGCTTGCTCCCGAAACCGTACCTCGCCGGCGATGCGACGGCTCTAGCGACGGAGCGGTACACGTCGGCGTAGAGGAAGGACCTGCGGGGGTGGCGGAGCCGGAGCTCCCAGAGCATGCGCTTGAGCGCGCGGTTGTGCTGGACTGCGATCCTGTTGAACCGGGCGTCGCAACCGGACACGGGGTCGTAGTCGCCGGGGCCACCTGGGAACATGGCGAGCAGCTTGGGCTCGCAACCGAGCGGTAGCATCCCCGTGACGACCACCGTCCTCGCTCCGGCGCCGATCATGGCCTATGAAGATCGAAAGGGTAAGAGAAAATCCCGCCAGAAACGTTGGACGCCACTATCCAGACATGTGATCGACAGGGTGTCGATGAGCTCGTGGGTGTATAGTAGTTACAGTCAGGGCTGAGCGGATGGTGCCGATGATGTGTGGCACGAGGCTCTCCGCGACATCGGCGGACTTGCTCATGAGGGCGAGGAAGTAGTCGTTGACTCCGATCTCACCGACGAAGAAGAGCGACCTCGCCGTGATCTTGCGTTGATCTGCTACATGATTAAACAAATTAAAACAGTCGACAGGATATGATGACGCCGATGATGTGTGGCTTGATTGCATGTCCATTCAGAAGGTCAACTTCCACATCTTATACGGATGCAGAATCCACGTACTAGTTTAGGTGCCACGAGATCTGAGTTAAATAAGCCCCTCATCTTGTTtataaaaaggaaaggaaagaaaaaaaatagaatgctGCCCGATCATATTTTTACCGTAGCCTGAGGAGTTTAGTAGCTGCAGAACATTCACAAACCAGCTTGTCTCATTGCCGAGAGAAATTGGCACGACCGACGTTATCCCTCGGCTCGCCAAGAACGCCGGGTCGAGCGCCGTCGCACCGCCCAGCGCAAAGTTCGCGCCATCAAGAAAGTCAGCAGCCGTCCTGCCGGCGAGGTACGGCGTCGGCAGTGGCACCTCCAGTTCTTCTACTGCGTGCATCACGGATTGGCTTGAGCCTTGCATGCATTTGCACGTGAAAAACGGTGGAATTGAAAGTTTGGTACCGAGGAAGTCGATGATGAGTCGGCCGTCGGAGGCCCTGCCGCTGGGATGACCGAAGTAGGTCTGCCCGTACGGCGGCCGGGTGGATGGACCCTTCGCCGTGGCCGGGAAGATGGCGGCATTCCCAGTGTCTGTGAGCGAGTTGCCGAATGCGAAGACGCGGGTGTAGCGCGCCAGGCTGAGGCTGCCGCCGGTGGCCGGGTCGGCAGCGGCTTCTGCTGCGACGAGAAGGGCGAGCAGTAGTGGAAGCCCCATGAGGAGACGTGAAAGCTGCGCCATGGATACCTTCTTGGAGGTCTTGAGAGTTTGCAACGTTATTTGTAGTGCCCTGGTGACCGATTTGGGTGATTTCTTTACTGGAGGTAGCATGTTGTAGTAGCTTTTGGTTTATCAATGAGGACCTCGGAGAGTTTGCagtaaataaaagaaaagaaaagaaaagatgatgGAACAACAGCTGTTCACATGGCGGAAGATCCCGGAGTTTATTGCTCCTCTGGCAAAGGGGCAGTCCGTGAAAATTTGAGGATTTGCAGTAAagtaaagaaaaagaagatggtATCCACGATGTCTGTGAATTAAAGAAATTGTGTTTTGTtgaacttttttttagaaaaaggacgTGTCATCCGTCTCTGCTCAAGCCgcaacttttttaaaaaaagaaagcacTGATACTATATGCTTAATTTCTTGAAAGAAGAGATGCATTCTCTTTTTGCAAAGAAcgaaaaaaatataatgaaGGCCTTGGCCCTCGATCTTCATTGTTCTAATAAGTAATCCTACTGTGTTGTGGTTGGAAACCATATCAAGTACTAGAAAACTGTATGTAACCCGGCATGAAACGCAAGTACAACTAATCAAACTAAGCACCTAATCCACCCTCTATAATGGAATCTGACGCGAAAACAAGATGCCCCATGAAACTATAATTAATCTGAGGGCCAAACATGAGGTAGATTAATCAAACAATTAAGAAATTGATCATGTGCGATAACCGACAACATatggacctgttcgcttcagcttataagccagctgaaaagctaaaacagctgatttgttgtgagaggaaaatattgtttggtagctgataagccggctgaataagctgaagcgaacatgccaaTATCCCATGAGTAGGTGGGCAGGGCACCTCCAATTAAATTGTGCCATCTGTGATTAAATATAAAGAAAAGCCAGCTAGTATTGATTAGTCTATAATCGCATTTAATCCCCTTATGTATTTGCATGTGGAACCATGTTAGGTTTAAAGAACATGTTTTATCTATTGAGGATGTTATCTATTGTGGCAGTATATCTTTTTTGTTGAGAGTTGAAAACGAGACTGAAAGAATGAATCTAAGGTTTCTTTCAATTGATTAAAGGGTGTTGCTAGCGCTCGAACGTCCGATGGGAACTTTCCCATCGGATGCTCCATTGCAACATTCAAAAACAACATCTGCAACATCGAAAGTATGaggttgcaacattgaaaaatatgcgaaaaatCGTTCAATGTAAACATCATTTCTGATTAAAAAAATTTCCACCGCAACATCAAAcgcatgtttcatgcaacatttccaaACAAAAAATCACCATATGATAGGTTAAACACTTGCAACACATGTGCAAAGCATATGCACATctagatctactttgcaacatcAACATGAAGTTCTTGCAACATTTTTCTGAAACATCCGAAACACGTGAAACATACCCTTGCAACATGCAGAAACATCTCGTCGGCTATGGAGACCGCTTCCCGCCACGCGCGCCCATGGCTGCCGGCCTCGCTCACTGATAGCCTCGCCGCGCCATGCGCCATGCCGGGAGGTGGCGGACAGCGACGCAGAAGAGGTTGGGGCCACGCCCGAGAGGATGCGGATGACGAGCTCCAGGCGTGGGGGCCTCCATGGCTGGTGAGGCGGGGCGCGGTCCGGGCACGGCGAGGTGCCTCCATGgctggcgaggcggaggcgagcTTCGGGCACAGCGGCCTCCATAGCCGGCAGGGTGGGGGTGAGGTCCAGGTGCGGCGCCCGCCATGGCCGGTGTGGCGAGCTCCAAGGAGAAAGCAAAGCAGGAGTGAAGGATTTTGGAGGAAAGCATAGCGGGCAACCCAGCATGCAGCACTGCAGCAAATAGATAACTCTCGATCGGACTTGAGCTTGCAACTAGCTTGGTTTAAATGATACTTCGGGTCCGTCGCCCTGATGCCGTTTGAGTGGATCTGAGCGTCCGATATTTTCCGTCCGCGTCGGACGTAGGATGGTTAGCATTACCGTTGATTAAATGAATGGTctggttacatatttataaaGGGAAAAGGACATGCTCAAAGGGCATCATGTCCTTTGGGAGTTGGTCCCTTCATGAAAGGTCCACACCCTTTCATAAAAGGTCATATACAGTTGCCTCTAATCCTAATGGATCACTAATAAAATGTTTCACAACACTCCCCCTTGATCAATTAGCTTCTTATAAGTTTCATGTAATCCTTGTTCAATCATCTTTGATTATCTTATGGGAAAAACTCCTCTAAAAACCCTATGGGAAAAATATTGAGGAGAAACCAACTTGTATGTCCACATGCCattaaaactcctttaaaaccCAGTGGGAAAATATAAGAAGAAAATGATATGGCATATTTGGATTATTGTCTCATTATAAATTCATACGAGAAAAACCTTTAAAAGGAAAACTCATAAGTAAGTTTGAAGATCAACATATTATGATCTGAGAACCATATTCGAATAACATTCCCCCGAAACCCAATGGGAAAATTCTCGAAGTTGACTAAGGGGTGACGACAACGATAGCTTTCTGGGTTTCACAAGTCGGGTCAGGAAGACTATTTTacccgagaaattcaaacctttaGGCATCTCcaaatatgatggcaagcaggacccagttcaatggcttcGATGCTACTCATTACCAGTTCAAGCTGCAGGAGGGAAcgatgacacaaaagtcatctatTTTCTCATATGCATGGAATTAACGCCTCTCACTTGGCTCGAATCATTGAAGTCAAACTCAATTGACTCATCGCCAGATCTTAAGAAGGCATTTACCAACAATTACGCGGGAGCAATGCAGCGTCCAGGCAATAGACttgacttggcacaagtcaagcaaTGGCGAGATGAGACCCTGCGAAGCTACGTCCATTGTTTTTTCGATAAGAAggtgttgggggaaaatattaacgacctccttatgctccttaaacaacaatcataaagtcCTGGGCCCACCTACAACGATGGTGACCTCCGCTGACTCGACATTAATAGGGAGTcagacacgcccgacccctcgccacaagactccgcctcacccgacccacggtcctagggtacgatacgcccgacccctcgccccAAGGCTCCACCTCGCTCGACCCTAGGCGCAgagggtcggactcatccgggcccacaagataaGGATCCACCTTGGGCGTAGACTAGCGAACAAGGGCgtagatctcgtgggcccccaccaacCTCGCCATGAATGTGCTGCGGCTCTGGCAcacagaaaggcgcccgcgctcctcgacgtgactcGCCACAGTATTCGGGTGGTACACTGTAGCCAAGATCGCACAGGCTACAGCGACACCGTCCTAGTCCGCGGCCTCCCCTGTTCGCCGTAGGGCACTCATTATCCGCGCCTCCCGGCACAAGACGGAGTGCCGCCCAGTTCTGCGCTTGGTCCGACAGCAGGGACATGATGGTCGCGCCTCCCGGTCAGCACGCAGGGCTACAGAGGTCGACCGTCCCCCACGACGTGCACAGTTGCGTTGgctggacatcatcatcatgcttggccaCAGCGGTCGGATGATACGTGCATCACGCACACACGGCAATGACGGGCAACCAgaggatcgtcgacaggatccaacGACAGCCACCCCCCTCTGGCGGCCACGCTGACGGGAGACGGAGACCGGAAGGGAAGGCAGCGATCCCGGGGACTCGGTCCTTCCACCAGTGCTCTACTTTACCTTCacgcttatctcttttacttctccttacACCTAGCTCATCTGTAACTCCTGTGTTCTCcctgcgctataaaaggaggaccaggagACCCGAGACAGGGATGACTCTCAAGCCAACTGAACTCACccctctcctcacgagcatcagtgcacacccaagagacttggggccagctccctctctcgcctgtttgtaaaccctactacagaccccgcatgagtaacacgagcagctcctcacactggacgtagggctattcctgcccgaaccagtctaaccccgtgtcctctcacgcaaccatccaagccttacgcgcataaaacaAGTTTACTtgtcgtagtcttgatccgctattCTTGACAAcaacagttggcgtgccagggaGGGGACCTTTGCGCATACATCACCAGCTTCGTATGGCCAACTGCGACACCGGCTTTGCTCCCGGCTCCCtcatccgcttcgggagcttggacttcctcgccacggggGGAGGGAATTGAGCTAATCCCTCTTCGTgtcctgcccgctcgccccgtcatctccagctccgccgccagAATGGTGGTgagcggccgcgcgcgcgccacgaggcctccttcggaggaatggcccttcgggctgcgcaacGCCGCGGCGACTTACGGTCATCTCCTGGCGCGGTCCATGATCGTGCCACCCACGAACAACAAGTTCGTGGGTGTGGCGAGGACAGCCTCCGACGCCAGCTCCAACaatgggagccaccacccctcgcaagagtgcttcatggccgacgtgcactccaaggggtccaacgacaacgACGCCGCAGGGAGGAAACGCACTCCCCCACCTCGCATCGCAGCCACAACCGGGGCCCTTGCCAGGGTCCCGGAACGGCCACATCTGCCGAAGGTGTGCGCGGTTCCCATAcgggaggtcgagcgcccccgcaacgaatTCGGGGCACGACAAcaggcgcgcgacgtccagcggcGCATCTGTGAGGACGAAGATCGCCCTCAACTCTTCGCCCCcaccagccagaacatcaccgcagcggcagccctactccgacgactccccaagccggcaacgcccgaggagcgtcaagcgcaccaagaggtgcgcaacctgctcgagtgcgccatCGTCCACCAGGCGGAGAGCttcgcgtcccggcgacgcgggcacaatgccagcagggcagcgcccaccgcgcctcccgagAGGCGTGGGGAGTCTTTCACCAGCCTCCCCTAGGGGGAACCGGGCCACgcccgctcgacggacaccgCCACCTGCAGGAGGCAGAGCCCAGTCCGTCCAC is a genomic window containing:
- the LOC117838141 gene encoding GDSL esterase/lipase At5g45910 isoform X1 codes for the protein MLPPVKKSPKSVTRALQITLQTLKTSKKVSMAQLSRLLMGLPLLLALLVAAEAAADPATGGSLSLARYTRVFAFGNSLTDTGNAAIFPATAKGPSTRPPYGQTYFGHPSGRASDGRLIIDFLVEELEVPLPTPYLAGRTAADFLDGANFALGGATALDPAFLASRGITSVVPISLGNETSWFVNVLQLLNSSGYADQRKITARSLFFVGEIGVNDYFLALMSKSADVAESLVPHIIGTIRSALTAMIGAGARTVVVTGMLPLGCEPKLLAMFPGGPGDYDPVSGCDARFNRIAVQHNRALKRMLWELRLRHPRRSFLYADVYRSVARAVASPARYGFGSKPLAACCGGGSGPYNFNYTAFCGTPKSTTCADPSEYISWDGIHLTEAAHEFIAHAMLGEVLSVVETGSRQA
- the LOC117838141 gene encoding GDSL esterase/lipase At5g45910 isoform X3, whose translation is MLPPVKKSPKSVTRALQITLQTLKTSKKVSMAQLSRLLMGLPLLLALLVAAEAAADPATGGSLSLARYTRVFAFGNSLTDTGNAAIFPATAKGPSTRPPYGQTYFGHPSGRASDGRLIIDFLEELEVPLPTPYLAGRTAADFLDGANFALGGATALDPAFLASRGITSVVPISLGNETSWFVNVLQLLNSSGYADQRKITARSLFFVGEIGVNDYFLALMSKSADVAESLVPHIIGTIRSALTAMIGAGARTVVVTGMLPLGCEPKLLAMFPGGPGDYDPVSGCDARFNRIAVQHNRALKRMLWELRLRHPRRSFLYADVYRSVARAVASPARYGFGSKPLAACCGGGSGPYNFNYTAFCGTPKSTTCADPSEYISWDGIHLTEAAHEFIAHAMLGEVLSVVETGSRQA
- the LOC117838141 gene encoding GDSL esterase/lipase At5g45910 isoform X2, yielding MLPPVKKSPKSVTRALQITLQTLKTSKKVSMAQLSRLLMGLPLLLALLVAAEAAADPATGGSLSLARYTRVFAFGNSLTDTGNAAIFPATAKGPSTRPPYGQTYFGHPSGRASDGRLIIDFLVEELEVPLPTPYLAGRTAADFLDGANFALGGATALDPAFLASRGITSVVPISLGNETSWFVNVLQLLNSSGYDQRKITARSLFFVGEIGVNDYFLALMSKSADVAESLVPHIIGTIRSALTAMIGAGARTVVVTGMLPLGCEPKLLAMFPGGPGDYDPVSGCDARFNRIAVQHNRALKRMLWELRLRHPRRSFLYADVYRSVARAVASPARYGFGSKPLAACCGGGSGPYNFNYTAFCGTPKSTTCADPSEYISWDGIHLTEAAHEFIAHAMLGEVLSVVETGSRQA